The Thermosynechococcus sp. genome has a segment encoding these proteins:
- the miaA gene encoding tRNA (adenosine(37)-N6)-dimethylallyltransferase MiaA — protein sequence MGDAGLIVIGGPTATGKTALAIALAQQLHSVILSADSRQVYRGFDIGTAKPTPAQQQQVRHHLIDICDPRDRLTLGIYQAQAQALIAHYHAQGITPLLVGGTGLYIRSITQGLTMPQVPPQPHLRAQLMALGQQECYRWLQQVDPVAAQRIHAHDPVRTLRALEVYYTTGVPLSQQQRRQPPSYPIWFFALPGGDRQQQRRRIEARTEQMLAMGWLDEIRQLQAHYGDELPLLDTLGYREMRQYLRREISLEEAIALTVQHTQQFAKRQRTWFRAEPGIHWLQGTTLEEQLAEIQAVLRVSPGTL from the coding sequence GTGGGGGATGCAGGGCTAATTGTTATTGGGGGGCCAACGGCTACAGGCAAAACGGCGCTGGCGATCGCCCTTGCCCAGCAATTGCATAGCGTCATTTTGAGTGCCGATTCCCGCCAAGTCTATCGCGGCTTTGACATTGGCACAGCCAAGCCCACCCCAGCCCAGCAACAGCAGGTGCGCCACCACCTCATTGATATTTGTGACCCCCGCGATAGGTTGACCCTAGGGATTTACCAAGCCCAGGCTCAAGCCCTGATTGCCCACTACCACGCCCAAGGGATCACGCCCCTCTTGGTGGGCGGCACGGGGCTGTACATCCGCAGTATTACCCAAGGGCTAACGATGCCCCAAGTTCCACCGCAACCGCATCTACGGGCCCAATTGATGGCTCTGGGTCAGCAGGAATGCTATCGGTGGCTGCAGCAGGTGGATCCTGTGGCGGCGCAACGGATCCATGCCCACGATCCAGTGCGTACCCTGCGAGCCTTAGAGGTCTATTACACCACTGGGGTGCCCCTGAGTCAGCAGCAACGGCGACAGCCCCCTTCCTATCCCATTTGGTTCTTTGCTTTGCCGGGGGGCGATCGCCAACAACAGCGCCGCCGTATCGAAGCCCGCACTGAGCAGATGCTAGCCATGGGCTGGCTCGATGAAATTCGGCAACTGCAAGCGCACTACGGTGATGAACTGCCCCTATTGGACACCCTAGGCTACCGCGAAATGCGCCAATATCTGCGGCGAGAAATTTCCCTAGAAGAGGCCATTGCCCTCACAGTGCAGCACACCCAGCAATTTGCCAAACGACAGCGGACATGGTTCCGAGCCGAACCTGGCATCCATTGGCTGCAAGGGACAACCCTAGAGGAACAGCTCGCAGAGATTCAAGCCGTCTTAAGAGTATCCCCAGGAACCCTATGA
- a CDS encoding resolvase: protein MTEMGRTKYFLGFDPGQDKCGLALALGQEVVRHGVVASDRAIACVRQWHQAYPFEQVIIGNQTTSRRWQQQLQAALAVEIIPVDERNSTLEARDRYWQLFPPRSWQRLIPKGLRVPPRPIDDIVAIVLLERYCGYPLLLSQRQ from the coding sequence ATGACAGAAATGGGTCGCACCAAGTATTTTTTGGGGTTTGATCCGGGGCAAGACAAGTGTGGTCTAGCCCTTGCCCTTGGTCAAGAAGTAGTGCGCCATGGGGTGGTGGCCAGCGATCGCGCGATCGCCTGTGTGCGGCAGTGGCACCAAGCCTATCCCTTTGAACAGGTGATTATAGGCAATCAAACCACCTCCCGCCGGTGGCAGCAGCAACTGCAAGCCGCTTTGGCTGTGGAAATTATTCCAGTGGATGAGCGCAATAGTACCCTAGAGGCCCGCGATCGCTATTGGCAACTCTTTCCGCCCCGCAGTTGGCAACGGCTCATTCCCAAGGGGTTGCGCGTGCCCCCCCGCCCCATTGACGACATTGTGGCTATCGTTTTACTGGAACGCTACTGTGGCTATCCGCTGCTGCTCAGTCAGAGGCAATAA
- a CDS encoding ribonuclease catalytic domain-containing protein, with amino-acid sequence MEKGTLIEFRVNNQRRLAVIDRPEGKKHWIAIDQHLQAHTIHPRQLTFTVPEERFRPQEIPAFWQQVQPLLDADSLEVAWEIIREENRAITPADLAELLFSERSAVACYAAYYLLSEDRFYFKLKGETYEPRPAAQVAELKHQSQREAQRLAEEVSFREHLAQALRGEAVEWSASDRKRLEQLERYAIAIEPSAQHQAAIDLLSELKRPTQPLGAFQLLVDLGLWSEHENLFLRRSQIDVEFSAKVLAVAHERLTSPPTDIDAPLRRDLTHLKVYTIDDESTQEIDDGLSLEVVGDRQKLWIHIADPSRWVMVDDVLDQEARRRATTVYLPTGMIPMFPTELATGPMSLVAGQTCCALSFGVLLAENGEVLEYEICPSWIRPTYRLSYDDVDMILEQGVTGEADLLAIAQWGQRRSEWRQQRGAIRINIPEPNIKVAGDQVDISPLHDSPARQLVAEMMILAGEVAAHFGAREGIPLPFRTQAPPDLPSEEELLQLPAGIVRDCAIRRCMPRSEMSTQPNPHASLGLAAYCQVTSPIRRYTDLLAHRQIKAHLRGETPPLTPEQLNEILLGLVSSVQESSLVERQTNRYWCLEYLRRHREAVWRGILLRWLRPEEGLGLVLLEDLAVELAMRLQRQANLGESVLVRVTRVDPRSDQIWLEEVPAATPMPTATAALS; translated from the coding sequence GTGGAGAAAGGCACCCTCATTGAATTTCGGGTCAATAACCAGCGTCGCTTGGCGGTCATCGATCGCCCCGAAGGGAAAAAGCATTGGATTGCCATTGATCAGCACCTGCAAGCCCACACCATTCATCCGCGCCAACTCACATTTACGGTGCCCGAGGAGCGGTTTCGCCCCCAGGAGATTCCCGCATTTTGGCAGCAGGTGCAGCCCCTCTTGGATGCCGACAGTTTAGAAGTGGCTTGGGAAATTATCCGCGAGGAAAACCGCGCCATTACACCGGCGGATCTAGCGGAGCTGCTTTTTTCGGAGCGATCGGCGGTGGCCTGCTATGCCGCCTACTATCTTCTTAGCGAGGATCGCTTCTATTTCAAGCTCAAGGGAGAAACCTACGAGCCTCGGCCAGCGGCTCAAGTGGCAGAACTCAAACATCAAAGCCAGCGGGAAGCCCAACGCCTGGCGGAAGAAGTCAGCTTTCGCGAACATTTAGCTCAAGCCCTTAGGGGCGAAGCTGTGGAGTGGTCGGCCAGCGATCGCAAGCGCCTGGAGCAGTTAGAGCGCTATGCTATAGCCATTGAACCCAGTGCCCAACACCAAGCTGCCATTGACCTCCTCAGTGAATTAAAGCGCCCTACTCAACCCCTAGGGGCATTCCAACTGCTGGTGGATCTCGGCCTTTGGTCCGAGCACGAAAATCTCTTTCTGCGCCGTAGTCAAATTGATGTTGAATTTTCTGCCAAGGTACTTGCTGTGGCCCATGAACGCCTGACCTCACCCCCTACGGACATTGACGCTCCTTTGCGCCGCGATCTTACCCATCTTAAGGTCTACACGATTGACGATGAAAGCACCCAAGAGATTGATGATGGCCTGAGCCTGGAAGTCGTCGGCGATCGCCAAAAGCTCTGGATTCACATTGCCGATCCCAGCCGCTGGGTGATGGTGGATGATGTCTTGGATCAGGAGGCTCGCCGCCGCGCCACAACGGTCTATCTACCGACGGGGATGATTCCCATGTTTCCCACCGAGTTAGCCACAGGTCCGATGAGTTTGGTGGCGGGACAAACCTGTTGCGCCCTGAGTTTTGGCGTTCTTTTGGCGGAAAATGGCGAAGTGCTTGAGTATGAAATCTGCCCCAGTTGGATTCGTCCCACCTATCGCCTCAGCTATGACGATGTAGACATGATTTTGGAGCAAGGGGTAACCGGCGAAGCGGATCTGCTGGCGATCGCCCAATGGGGACAGCGGCGCAGTGAGTGGCGACAACAACGGGGCGCCATTCGCATCAATATCCCTGAACCCAACATTAAAGTGGCTGGTGACCAGGTGGACATCTCGCCCCTCCATGATTCACCCGCCCGCCAGCTAGTGGCAGAAATGATGATTCTTGCCGGTGAAGTGGCTGCCCATTTTGGCGCCCGTGAGGGTATTCCACTGCCCTTTCGCACGCAAGCGCCGCCAGACCTGCCTTCAGAGGAGGAATTGCTGCAACTACCCGCTGGAATAGTGCGCGACTGTGCCATTCGCCGCTGTATGCCCCGCAGTGAAATGAGTACCCAACCCAATCCCCATGCTAGCCTTGGCCTTGCTGCCTACTGCCAAGTGACGTCCCCCATTCGCCGCTACACGGATCTGCTGGCACACCGTCAGATTAAAGCCCACCTGCGGGGGGAAACCCCACCCCTAACCCCCGAGCAACTGAATGAAATTCTCTTGGGACTGGTGTCTTCCGTTCAGGAATCTTCCCTTGTGGAGCGGCAAACCAACCGCTATTGGTGCTTAGAGTATCTGCGGCGGCATCGCGAGGCGGTGTGGCGGGGCATTTTACTGCGTTGGTTGCGTCCTGAGGAGGGGCTGGGACTGGTTCTCTTGGAGGATTTGGCGGTGGAACTGGCAATGCGCTTGCAACGGCAGGCCAATTTGGGAGAGTCTGTGCTGGTGCGCGTCACGCGTGTGGATCCCCGCAGTGATCAAATTTGGCTGGAGGAGGTGCCCGCTGCGACACCAATGCCCACAGCAACCGCCGCATTATCCTAA
- a CDS encoding YkgJ family cysteine cluster protein yields MKKWQCMQGCGACCYLDLSDRPEVPTILNDAEFALYQSLIGADGWCIHFEPLSRRCRIYENRPRFCRVTPEVFEDLYGILPEELDEFAMQCCCEHISDRYGERSFELLRYEYLVGRSVDPPQAHSPPLD; encoded by the coding sequence ATGAAAAAGTGGCAGTGTATGCAAGGGTGTGGAGCCTGCTGTTACCTTGATTTGAGCGATCGCCCAGAGGTGCCCACCATTCTCAATGACGCGGAATTTGCCCTCTACCAATCCCTCATTGGTGCCGATGGCTGGTGTATTCACTTTGAACCCCTGAGCCGCCGCTGTCGTATCTATGAGAATCGCCCCCGCTTTTGCCGCGTCACCCCAGAGGTTTTTGAGGACCTGTACGGCATCCTGCCGGAGGAACTGGATGAGTTTGCCATGCAATGTTGCTGTGAACACATTAGCGATCGCTACGGTGAGCGGAGTTTTGAACTGCTGCGCTATGAATATCTAGTCGGGCGTAGCGTAGATCCTCCCCAAGCCCATTCCCCACCTTTGGACTGA
- a CDS encoding ABC transporter ATP-binding protein codes for MVTLPKASRSGRFRRLLAYLRPHQTKIWGGIAALFIVNLLGTYLPLLIGTAVDELQHKFDFQRVVFYALLLLGLASLMWLIRMASRLWIFGAGRLVEFDLKQRLFEHLLRLEPSYFAENTPGDLISRATSDVDNIRRLVGFALLSAVNTVFAYGMTLPVMLAIHPGLSLGAIAVYPAVLLIVQTFSDRLRAEQLEVQQSLSELSDLIQEDMSGIALIKIYGQEANEQRQFHQLNQDLLRNNLVLAKTRNILFPLLGGMVSFSLLILLWFGSRMIAANTIQVGDFIALLLYIERLIFPTALLGFTITTYQRGEVSIDRIEAILSVEPRIQDAPDALALPRDRVRGHLLCQNLTFTYPTRHTPALNHLSFEIQAGEMVAIVGPIGCGKSTLASALPRLLEIAPNQIFLDGIDITRLRLADLRGAIAYVPQESFLFSTTIKNNIRYGEPDATELKVIAAASQAQIHNEILNFPQQYETLVGERGITLSGGQRQRTALARALLVEAPILVLDDALASVDNQTAQQILQALRQQQRTRTVLFISHQLSAAATCDRILVMDKGRIVQQGTHNELVATKGLYQFLWEQYQLERSLA; via the coding sequence ATGGTTACTCTTCCTAAAGCTAGCCGCTCTGGCCGTTTTCGTCGCCTGCTGGCCTATCTGCGTCCTCACCAAACCAAAATCTGGGGGGGCATTGCAGCGCTTTTCATTGTCAACCTCCTAGGGACCTATTTGCCCCTGCTGATCGGCACTGCCGTTGATGAGTTGCAGCACAAGTTTGACTTTCAACGGGTGGTGTTCTATGCCCTGCTGCTGCTTGGCCTCGCTTCCTTGATGTGGCTAATTCGCATGGCCTCGCGCCTGTGGATCTTTGGTGCCGGACGATTGGTGGAATTTGACCTCAAGCAACGGCTTTTTGAGCATCTGTTGCGTTTAGAACCCAGTTACTTTGCGGAAAATACCCCTGGCGATCTCATTAGCCGGGCCACCAGTGATGTGGATAACATTCGGCGGCTAGTGGGCTTTGCGCTTTTGAGTGCCGTCAACACAGTCTTTGCCTACGGTATGACACTGCCGGTGATGCTGGCCATTCATCCGGGGTTGAGTTTAGGGGCGATCGCCGTCTATCCAGCAGTTCTCTTGATTGTCCAAACGTTTAGCGATCGCCTGCGGGCAGAGCAGCTAGAGGTGCAACAAAGCCTCTCGGAACTCAGCGATCTCATTCAAGAGGACATGAGTGGCATTGCCCTCATTAAAATCTATGGCCAAGAAGCCAATGAACAACGCCAATTTCACCAGTTAAATCAAGACCTACTGCGCAATAACCTAGTACTGGCCAAAACCCGCAACATTCTCTTTCCGCTTTTGGGGGGGATGGTCAGCTTTAGTCTATTGATTCTACTGTGGTTTGGCAGCCGCATGATTGCAGCCAACACCATTCAGGTGGGGGATTTTATTGCCCTGTTGTTGTACATTGAGCGGCTAATTTTCCCGACGGCGCTATTGGGCTTTACGATTACCACCTACCAACGGGGGGAGGTGAGTATTGACCGTATTGAAGCAATTTTGAGTGTTGAACCGCGCATTCAGGATGCCCCCGATGCCCTTGCCCTCCCCCGCGATCGCGTCCGTGGTCACCTGCTTTGTCAAAACTTAACCTTTACCTACCCCACTCGCCATACTCCCGCCCTGAATCATCTCAGCTTTGAAATTCAAGCGGGGGAAATGGTGGCGATCGTTGGCCCCATTGGCTGTGGCAAATCCACCTTGGCCAGTGCCCTGCCTCGTTTGCTGGAGATTGCTCCCAATCAAATTTTCCTTGATGGCATTGACATTACACGGTTGCGTCTTGCCGATCTGCGGGGGGCGATCGCCTACGTGCCCCAAGAAAGCTTTCTTTTTAGCACCACCATCAAAAACAACATTCGCTATGGCGAACCTGACGCCACAGAACTCAAGGTCATTGCCGCTGCCAGCCAAGCCCAAATTCACAACGAAATTCTCAACTTTCCCCAGCAGTACGAAACCCTTGTGGGGGAGCGGGGCATTACCCTCTCGGGGGGACAGCGACAACGAACCGCTTTGGCCCGTGCCCTGCTGGTAGAAGCGCCCATCCTTGTTTTAGATGACGCCCTTGCCAGTGTGGATAACCAAACCGCTCAGCAAATTTTACAGGCACTGCGGCAGCAACAGCGCACACGCACAGTGCTCTTTATTTCCCATCAACTCTCGGCAGCAGCAACCTGCGATCGCATTCTTGTCATGGACAAAGGGCGGATTGTTCAACAGGGAACCCACAATGAACTAGTGGCCACCAAGGGACTGTATCAATTCCTTTGGGAGCAGTATCAGTTGGAACGCTCCCTTGCCTAG
- a CDS encoding heavy metal translocating P-type ATPase, whose amino-acid sequence MTTLAQSRSPQSEIPAHPITTETVHYQVVHWIRGRFRIRIPRLGFDVEYGERLLYIVGSLPAVTTARINPPACSLVVEYSPKLFGEALATIQGQIFESIQVAAKPDSPAFSTEKATPAAAAHQINYWERLGLPALGLGLSVASLMGVPIPGYVIASVVIAGAMPVFQRAWEAIQEEKQLTIDFLDGLAIFLHTLQGHYFAPSFMLGLIEGGEVIRDLTARGSERANLDLLDCLGKTAFVERDGVEVEVEVKDLVEGDRVVVYPGDQIPVDGIILRGTGLIDQCKLTGESVPVTRTEGMEVFASTLLVEGQLVILAERVGNNTRAGVIVNLMQSAPVHDTRIENYAATVANQMVVPTLAIGTGVGVLSGDLNRAIALLTLDLGTGIRVSVPTTILSALTYAAQHGVLIRSGRAIEKLAQIDTIVFDKTGTLTQGHAGVTDIKVMDPRFSADDILSMAASAEQGLTHPVAEAIVRHARETHQPLFDCEDWEYRVGLGVATKVRGVDLRVGSRRMMEQENICLIDLNARFPDLDSGRASIVYVAGDGRLIGVILYSDPIRNESPAVIRELKEAGIVPHMLTGDIGRVAHAVAKDLGIAPNNIYAEAFPEKKVEVVRALHDSGKVVAFCGDGINDSAALAYADVSISFAGATDIARETADVVLMEDDLRGLTLAIRIAKQAMEIVWQNTAIVAIPNIGALLSGVFFALDPILAVVINNGTAILAELNGLRPLAGPGGSLPLPAVKDTKEFLAEWEATHPDHPVQHRPPTVTGSQAGSS is encoded by the coding sequence ATGACCACCCTTGCTCAAAGTCGTTCCCCACAGTCTGAAATACCCGCCCACCCTATCACCACAGAAACCGTTCACTATCAGGTTGTGCACTGGATTAGGGGTCGCTTTCGGATTCGTATTCCGCGGTTGGGCTTTGATGTTGAATATGGGGAAAGACTGCTTTACATTGTTGGCAGTTTACCCGCGGTGACAACGGCACGCATTAACCCCCCGGCTTGCTCCCTTGTGGTGGAATATAGTCCCAAGCTGTTTGGAGAAGCTCTAGCAACGATTCAGGGGCAAATTTTTGAATCGATTCAAGTGGCGGCCAAGCCAGACTCTCCCGCCTTTAGCACTGAGAAAGCCACTCCTGCGGCGGCAGCGCACCAAATTAACTATTGGGAACGCTTGGGCTTACCAGCTCTTGGCTTGGGTTTGAGTGTGGCCTCCCTGATGGGGGTACCGATTCCTGGCTATGTGATTGCTAGTGTGGTGATTGCCGGGGCAATGCCAGTGTTTCAGCGAGCGTGGGAAGCGATTCAAGAGGAGAAACAGTTAACGATTGACTTCCTCGATGGGTTGGCAATTTTTCTTCATACCCTGCAAGGGCACTATTTTGCCCCCTCCTTTATGCTGGGTCTGATTGAGGGGGGGGAAGTGATCCGCGACCTCACGGCACGGGGCTCGGAACGGGCAAACCTTGATTTGCTTGACTGTCTGGGCAAAACCGCCTTTGTGGAGAGGGACGGCGTTGAGGTGGAAGTGGAAGTCAAAGACCTCGTGGAGGGCGATCGCGTTGTCGTCTATCCGGGGGATCAAATTCCCGTTGATGGCATCATTTTGCGGGGCACCGGCCTGATTGATCAGTGCAAACTGACGGGCGAGTCAGTACCCGTAACGCGCACTGAGGGGATGGAGGTTTTTGCTTCAACGCTACTGGTGGAGGGTCAATTGGTGATCTTGGCGGAGCGGGTGGGCAACAATACCCGTGCGGGCGTGATTGTCAACTTGATGCAGTCGGCACCGGTGCATGACACTCGCATTGAAAACTATGCGGCTACTGTCGCCAACCAAATGGTGGTTCCCACGTTGGCTATTGGCACAGGCGTGGGGGTGCTCTCGGGGGATTTGAATCGGGCGATCGCCCTGCTGACCCTTGATCTTGGTACGGGGATTCGCGTCTCTGTGCCCACCACGATTTTGTCGGCCCTCACCTATGCTGCCCAACATGGCGTGCTCATTCGCAGTGGCCGGGCAATTGAAAAACTGGCTCAAATCGACACAATTGTTTTTGATAAAACCGGCACCCTGACCCAAGGTCATGCTGGTGTGACGGATATTAAAGTCATGGATCCTCGCTTCAGCGCCGATGACATCCTTAGTATGGCCGCCAGTGCTGAGCAGGGACTCACCCACCCCGTAGCCGAGGCGATTGTCCGCCATGCCCGCGAAACCCATCAGCCCCTCTTTGACTGTGAAGACTGGGAATACCGCGTTGGCCTTGGTGTGGCCACAAAAGTGCGGGGTGTCGATCTGCGGGTGGGCAGCCGCCGCATGATGGAGCAGGAAAACATTTGCCTGATTGATCTGAATGCCCGCTTCCCTGACCTCGATTCTGGGCGGGCTTCGATTGTCTATGTGGCTGGGGATGGACGTTTGATTGGCGTGATTCTCTACAGCGACCCGATCCGCAATGAAAGTCCCGCAGTTATCCGTGAACTCAAGGAGGCAGGCATTGTTCCCCATATGCTGACCGGTGACATTGGCCGCGTTGCCCATGCGGTGGCCAAAGACTTAGGGATTGCTCCCAACAATATCTACGCCGAAGCCTTCCCAGAAAAGAAAGTGGAGGTGGTGCGTGCCCTCCATGACAGCGGTAAAGTGGTGGCCTTCTGTGGCGATGGTATCAATGACTCCGCAGCTCTCGCCTATGCAGATGTCTCTATTTCCTTTGCTGGGGCAACCGATATTGCCCGTGAAACTGCAGATGTGGTCCTCATGGAGGATGATTTGCGGGGGCTGACCCTTGCCATTCGCATTGCCAAGCAGGCAATGGAGATCGTCTGGCAGAATACGGCGATCGTTGCTATTCCCAATATTGGTGCGCTACTGTCGGGGGTATTCTTTGCCCTTGACCCAATTTTGGCAGTGGTCATTAACAATGGCACAGCCATCTTAGCGGAGTTGAATGGGTTGCGCCCCTTGGCAGGTCCCGGTGGCTCGTTGCCTTTACCTGCGGTCAAAGATACAAAGGAATTTCTCGCTGAATGGGAAGCTACCCACCCGGATCACCCGGTGCAGCATAGGCCACCGACAGTGACTGGCTCTCAGGCTGGGTCTTCGTAG
- the eno gene encoding phosphopyruvate hydratase codes for MMDTAIATIRAREILDSRGRPTVEAEVELDCGVVGLAQVPSGASTGSFEAHELRDGDPKRYGGKGVLTAVENIETTILSALVDLNALDQTVIDQCLLELDGSENKSNLGANAILAVSLATAKAAAEYLGQPLYRYLGGPLANVLPVPMMNVINGGAHAANNIDFQEFMIMPIGAPSFREGLRWGAEVFAALSKVLADQGLLTGVGDEGGFAPNLDSNQAALDILLQAIETAGYSPGTDIALALDVAASEFYEDGKYVFDHASRTASELIRYYDQLVSNYPIISIEDGLHEEDWDNWVLLTQTLGSRIQLVGDDLFVTNPKRLQRGIDHGVANAILIKLNQIGSLTETLQTIDLATRKGYRSVISHRSGETEDTTIADLAVATRAGQIKTGSLCRSERVAKYNRLLRIEAELGDQAVYAPRVGLGPC; via the coding sequence ATGATGGATACGGCGATCGCAACAATTCGTGCCCGCGAAATTCTCGACTCGCGGGGTCGCCCCACGGTAGAAGCAGAAGTTGAACTGGATTGTGGCGTTGTCGGACTGGCTCAGGTTCCTAGTGGCGCCTCAACAGGGAGTTTTGAGGCCCATGAACTGCGGGACGGCGATCCCAAGCGCTACGGTGGCAAAGGCGTCCTCACCGCCGTTGAAAACATTGAAACCACGATTCTCAGTGCCCTTGTGGATCTCAACGCCCTTGATCAAACGGTGATTGACCAGTGCCTCTTGGAACTGGACGGCAGTGAGAATAAATCCAACCTCGGGGCCAATGCCATTCTGGCGGTTTCCCTTGCCACGGCTAAAGCAGCTGCCGAATACCTCGGTCAACCCCTCTACCGCTATTTGGGGGGGCCTCTGGCCAATGTCCTACCCGTGCCCATGATGAATGTTATCAACGGCGGGGCCCACGCGGCCAACAACATTGACTTTCAGGAATTCATGATCATGCCCATTGGTGCCCCTAGTTTTCGGGAGGGGCTGCGCTGGGGGGCAGAGGTTTTTGCCGCTTTAAGTAAGGTGCTGGCTGATCAGGGTTTACTGACCGGGGTGGGGGATGAAGGGGGCTTTGCGCCTAACCTAGACTCGAACCAAGCGGCTTTGGATATTTTGCTGCAGGCGATTGAAACAGCAGGTTACAGCCCCGGCACTGACATTGCCCTGGCCCTTGATGTCGCCGCCAGTGAGTTTTATGAAGACGGCAAATATGTGTTTGATCATGCCAGCCGTACCGCCTCTGAGTTAATCCGCTACTACGACCAACTGGTGAGTAACTATCCCATCATTTCCATTGAGGATGGCCTGCACGAGGAGGACTGGGACAACTGGGTACTCTTGACGCAAACCCTGGGCAGTCGCATTCAACTGGTGGGGGATGATCTGTTTGTCACCAATCCTAAGCGTTTGCAACGGGGGATTGATCATGGGGTGGCCAATGCCATTTTGATTAAGCTCAATCAGATTGGTTCATTGACTGAAACCTTGCAAACCATTGATCTGGCAACCCGCAAGGGCTACCGCTCAGTGATTAGCCACCGCTCTGGGGAAACAGAAGATACCACGATTGCGGATTTGGCCGTAGCGACCCGTGCGGGTCAAATTAAAACGGGTTCCCTGTGCCGCAGTGAACGGGTGGCCAAGTATAACCGCCTGCTGCGCATTGAAGCAGAACTGGGGGATCAGGCAGTCTATGCGCCCAGGGTGGGCTTGGGGCCGTGCTAG
- the rsmA gene encoding 16S rRNA (adenine(1518)-N(6)/adenine(1519)-N(6))-dimethyltransferase RsmA, which translates to MRARKRFGQHWLRSESVLAQIIAAAELHAGDRVLEIGPGRGALTRPLLVSGAEVIAVELDRDLCGQLQRQFDSERFQLIEGDILRLDLTPLGCNKVVANIPYNITGPLLGHLLGSIAQPRRPAFERLILLVQKEIGDRLMASPGSKAYGALSVRVQFLATCEKVCAVPPRAFQPPPKVESVVICLRPHRTLPRVRSPQWLETLLKQGFATRRKMLANALKSLVAPVQVRQALLQLGRDANSRAEALSLEDWLALSDILEPSHRPNR; encoded by the coding sequence ATTCGGGCGCGCAAACGGTTTGGCCAGCATTGGCTGCGCAGCGAATCGGTTTTAGCTCAGATAATTGCAGCAGCTGAACTGCACGCGGGCGATCGCGTCCTAGAAATTGGTCCGGGGCGGGGTGCCCTGACTCGACCGCTGCTAGTTAGCGGCGCTGAGGTGATTGCCGTTGAACTGGATCGGGATCTCTGTGGCCAATTGCAGCGGCAGTTTGACAGTGAGCGGTTCCAGTTGATTGAGGGGGATATCCTGCGGCTGGACTTAACCCCCTTGGGGTGCAACAAAGTGGTGGCCAATATCCCCTACAACATCACGGGGCCATTGCTGGGGCATCTGCTGGGCAGTATTGCCCAACCGCGTCGCCCGGCCTTTGAGCGGTTGATTCTATTGGTGCAAAAGGAAATTGGCGATCGCCTGATGGCCTCACCCGGCAGCAAGGCCTACGGTGCCCTCTCGGTGCGGGTGCAATTTCTGGCCACCTGTGAGAAGGTGTGTGCAGTGCCCCCCCGTGCCTTTCAGCCACCGCCTAAGGTGGAGTCGGTGGTCATTTGTCTGCGCCCCCACAGGACACTGCCCAGGGTGCGATCGCCCCAATGGTTAGAAACTCTACTGAAACAGGGGTTTGCTACCCGTCGCAAGATGCTGGCCAATGCCCTCAAGTCCCTTGTGGCGCCGGTGCAGGTACGCCAAGCCCTCCTGCAGTTGGGACGAGATGCCAATAGCCGTGCCGAAGCCCTGAGCCTAGAGGATTGGCTCGCCCTGAGTGACATCCTAGAACCGTCCCATCGGCCCAATCGGTAG